One Drosophila kikkawai strain 14028-0561.14 chromosome 3L, DkikHiC1v2, whole genome shotgun sequence genomic window carries:
- the LOC108080560 gene encoding mpv17-like protein 2 translates to MLSIRCLRQLDGPHLRPVLSLVRKPNGIAQRNFTALCRARSGHVIAPLRQGLRLGHGKGETKGGALSFILMRWTKIAWSNMFGKYLLVTNVVGSGLLMVVGDVIAQEYEYRRGLRQQDRYDTGRMYRMFVAGALQGPLHHHVYNWMDRVMPARSMKNIAKKILIDQLVMSPACIFIFFYTICYLEGQNLEDTNKELISKFPYVYMLDWLTWPAAQYVNFRYLDTKYRVTFVNICTAVYNVLMSYMKHDFGLHLPLENQLMESTSSKGKSTFSDKTTTPTENQATDNLPVQAPRT, encoded by the coding sequence ATGTTGAGCATTCGCTGCCTGCGGCAGCTAGACGGGCCCCACCTCCGCCCCGTGCTCAGCCTAGTCCGGAAGCCCAATGGGATTGCTCAAAGGAATTTCACGGCTCTATGCCGCGCCAGAAGTGGTCACGTAATAGCTCCGCTCAGGCAGGGACTAAGATTGGGTCATGGCAAGGGGGAGACGAAGGGCGGAGCCCTGAGCTTCATACTCATGCGCTGGACGAAGATAGCGTGGAGCAACATGTTTGGTAAATACTTGCTGGTGACGAATGTGGTGGGATCCGGCCTGCTGATGGTCGTCGGCGATGTGATTGCCCAGGAGTACGAGTACCGGCGGGGCTTGCGGCAGCAGGATCGCTACGACACTGGTCGAATGTACCGGATGTTTGTGGCTGGCGCTCTGCAGGGACCGCTCCATCATCACGTTTACAACTGGATGGACAGGGTAATGCCAGCCCGCTCGATGAAGAACATCGCGAAGAAGATCCTCATTGATCAGCTGGTGATGTCTCCTGCCTGCATTTTCATATTCTTCTACACCATCTGCTATCTGGAAGGCCAAAATCTGGAGGACACCAACAAGGAGCTGATTAGCAAGTTCCCCTACGTCTACATGCTGGACTGGTTAACATGGCCGGCGGCACAGTATGTAAACTTTCGCTATCTGGATACCAAATATAGGGTAACCTTCGTCAACATCTGCACCGCCGTCTACAATGTCCTCATGTCCTACATGAAGCATGACTTTGGGCTCCATCTGCCGCTGGAAAACCAGCTAATGGAGTCGACGAGCAGCAAGGGCAAGAGCACCTTCTCAGACAAGACAACCACTCCCACCGAAAACCAGGCCACTGATAATTTACCCGTGCAAGCACCGAGAACCTAA
- the IntS10 gene encoding integrator complex subunit 10, with protein MTNSSEENELYMVKQAQSLRKSDPCAAKAWIITAKTLYPAAFNVQYEAYLLERDGKNYEEAAKCFSVIATNFPNQNSELWQEINSLTNALRNENENTPEQDFYVKMYKHLTPEVQHNIFMHTINHSGDNLEQCIYIYLLMFNKFPKSAVTQAPRLLEMLAEGMKTDPDLYQRILVEEVLPMIQNKPPELSPALACRLYTSSLEYYLRQIMDESDTADAWKNIFKVLMICGQMMGWEPFLPFSKHVNQNVYWEKLVDILSGSPAGSSQVLFYATTLFIYSLHGYIRNCKLRIEDADVSHVLVEGFMEWTPDGDGSEVPSMEPPKFSLTTPLSPELSKAFLHAAQCWQLLNTDQFQRDFSQLMLALPLAPWISRFLFDLAIYFGHRDEANKLMSDMTPQSSLVQSLQILSLNLMQGSMTLQGFQCILKILSELPATQGQLLDNMALKSHRHMVFLPLTRSALVQYCVGAIISRLSRKVYEPGCPDRLICDLLVLQQLNLLNDVLLTQQIFNVIKQRKSFNLRTLSTYIIAIDVIEELSFIWNSQQEDNFELTSSPPTSGSSGAPTAVTPGASGAQTRRIGTRGADKGARDEFKAITRQQIGRCNENVITLLANFISQEHLMLAQHIFGITQPVETIVIK; from the exons ATGACAAATTCCAGCGAGGAAAATGAATTGTACATGGTCAAGCAGGCCCAGAGCCTGCGGAAAAGCGATCCTTGCGCCGCCAAAGCCTGGATAATCACGGCCAAGACGCTATATCCAGCTGCCTTTAATGTGCAATACGAGGCCTACCTACTAGAGCGCGATGGCAAGAACTACGAGGAGGCTGCCAAGTGTTTTAGCGTCAT CGCCACAAATTTCCCGAATCAAAATTCGGAACTGTGGCAGGAAATCAATTCGCTAACCAATGCCCTGAGAAACGAGAATGAAAATACGCCGGAACAGGACTTTTATGTGAAGATGTACAAGCACTTGACGCCCGAGGTTCAGCACAACATATTCATGCACACCATTAACCACAGTGGCGACAATCTGGAGCAGTGCATCTATATCTATTTGCTGATGTTCAACAAGTTCCCCAAGTCGGCCGTAACACAGGCGCCCAGACTGCTAGAAATGCTGGCCGAGGGCATGAAAACGGATCCGGATCTGTATCAGAGGATACTGGTGGAGGAGGTCCTGCCCATGATACAGAATAAACCGCCAGAATTGTCGCCAGCTCTGGCCTGCAGGCTGTATACCAGTTCCCTGGAGTATTATCTGCGCCAGATCATGGACGAGTCGGACACGGCGGATGCCTGGAAGAACATTTTCAAGGTTTTGATGATCTGCGGCCAGATGATGGGTTGGGAACCGTTTTTGCCGTTCAGTAAGCATGTGAATCAGAACGTTTACTGGGAGAAGCTGGTGGACATACTCTCCGGTAGTCCCGCCGGCAGCTCGCAAGTCCTATTCTATGCCACGACCCTGTTTATTTACTCGCTGCACGGCTACATACGGAACTGTAAGCTACGAATTGAGGATGCCGATGTCAGTCACGTTCTGGTGGAGGGTTTCATGGAGTGGACACCCGATGGGGATGGCTCTGAAGTTCCCAGCATGGAGCCACCAAAGTTCTCGCTGACAACTCCCCTCAGTCCAGAGCTATCCAAGGCGTTTTTGCATGCCGCCCAGTGCTGGCAGCTTTTGAATACGGATCAGTTTCAGAGGGATTTCAGCCAACTAATGCTGGCCCTTCCGCTGGCGCCCTGGATTTCAAGGTTTCTCTTCGATTTGGCCATTTACTTTGGGCACAGGGATGAGGCCAACAAGCTCATGTCCGACATGACCCCGCAAAGCAGCCTGGTGCAGAGCCTGCAGATCCTGAGTCTAAATCTAATGCAAGGAAGCATGACT ctCCAGGGCTTTCAGTGCATTCTCAAGATCCTATCCGAGCTGCCCGCCACCCAGGGCCAGCTCCTGGACAACATGGCGCTGAAGAGCCACCGCCACATGGTCTTCCTTCCCCTCACCCGTTCCGCCTTGGTTCAATATTGCGTGGGCGCCATCATCAGTCGGCTCAGCCGAAAAGTTTACGAGCCCGGCTGCCCGGATCGTTTGATTTGCGATCTCTTGGTGCTCCAGCAGTTGAATCTTCTCAACGATGTCCTACTCACCCAGCAGATTTTTAACGTGATCAAGCAACGCAAATCGTTCAATCTACGCACCCTATCCACCTATATAATAGCCATTGATGTGATTGAGGAACTTTCGTTCATCTGGAACTCTCAGCAGGAGGACAATTTTGAATTGACCAGCTCGCCGCCCACTAGTGGCTCCAGCGGAGCTCCCACCGCGGTCACTCCTGGTGCAAGTGGCGCTCAGACCCGGCGAATTGGTACTCGGGGAGCGGACAAAGGAGCCAGGGATGAGTTCAAGGCCATTACCCGCCAGCAGATTGGCCGCTGCAATGAGAATGTGATTACTTTGTTGGCAAACTTCATCAGCCAGGAGCACTTGATGCTGGCCCAGCACATCTTTGGGATCACTCAGCCCGTCGAGACGATTGTAATCAAGTAA
- the Ptp61F gene encoding tyrosine-protein phosphatase non-receptor type 61F isoform X2 produces MSDQKTSGSSPAAISVDNAAARQKIEAEYHSKKPVWPRYYKEICEKCDREAKEQQFSTSESERHQNRGLNRYRDVNPYDHSRIVLKRGSVDYINANLVKMERAARQYILTQGPLEDTVGHFWLMVWEQASSAILMLNKLMEKKQIKCHLYWPNELGADKALKLPHVKLTVELVRCETYQNFVRRWFKLTDLETQQSREVLQFHYTTWPDFGIPGSPDAFLKFLQQVRDSGCLSRDVGPAVVHCSAGIGRSGTFCLVDCCLVLIDQYGECNVSKVLCELRSYRMGLIQTADQLDFSYQAIIEGIQKLHDPTFLDAEEPTISNDTDSNHTLDELPPPLPPRVQSLILPLAPNSGGVLSLDMRAAQANGAAAAGDFIGELSSKDALNNIINHPHDIIRDCEVADRLRPLPPLPSVRNANDSDSDEEDDDDDDDYSLEDIEDDDEDVEEEEYETINNDNHDTEPVNGHVPIPTTTTTQADDVNANNEKPAPVAEQISKANGIDTIPGQQLPASPENELKRRKRNEYQASLEQKVNDIKRKQRESEDSQVAAKKRRRHKKSKT; encoded by the exons GAAATTTGTGAGAAATGCGATAGAGAGGCGAAGGAGCAACAGTTCAGCACTTCGGAATCGGAACGCCACCAGAACCGCGGCCTGAATCGTTATCGGGATGTGAATCCATACGATCATTCGCGCATCGTCTTAAAGCGCGGCAGCGTTGACTACATTAATGCCAATCTGGTTAAG ATGGAGCGCGCCGCTCGTCAGTATATATTGACACAGGGACCCCTGGAGGATACAGTGGGTCACTTCTGGCTAATGGTCTGGGAGCAGGCGTCCAGCGCCATTCTGATGCTCAACAAGCTGATGGAGAAGAAGCAGATCAAGTGCCACCTGTACTGGCCCAACGAACTGGGAGCAGACAAGGCTTTGAAGCTACCGCATGTCAAGCTCACCGTGGAGCTGGTGCGCTGCGAAACCTACCAGAACTTTGTGCGGCGGTGGTTCAA ATTAACCGATCTCGAAACGCAGCAGAGCCGCGAAGTGTTGCAGTTTCACTACACAACATGGCCAGACTTTGGCATACCCGGCTCGCCGGATGCATTCCTCAAGTTCTTGCAGCAAGTCCGCGACTCGGGCTGCCTCAGCCGCGACGTGGGACCGGCGGTGGTGCACTGCAGTGCCGGCATAGGAAGATCGGGTACCTTTTGCCTGGTGGACTGCTGCCTGGTGCTGATCGATCAGTATGGCGAATGCAATGTGTCCAAGGTGCTGTGCGAGCTGCGCAGCTATCGCATGGGTTTGATTCAGACCGCCGACCAGCTGGACTTCTCCTACCAGGCCATCATCGAGGGCATACAGAAGCTGCACGATCCC ACCTTCCTCGACGCTGAGGAGCCGACAATCAGCAATGACACAGACTCTAATCACACACTGGACGAGCTCCCGccaccgctgccgccgcgCGTTCAATCGCTCATCCTGCCACTGGCCCCCAACTCTGGCGGCGTCCTCTCGCTGGATATGCGCGCTGCCCAGGCCAATGGTGCAGCGGCGGCTGGAGATTTTATCGGTGAGCTGAGCAGCAAGGATGCCCTGAACAACATCATCAATCATCCGCACGACATCATACGCGATTGCGAGGTGGCCGATCGCCTGCGACCcttgccgccgctgccctcGGTTAGGAATGCCAACGATTCGGATAGCGAtgaggaggacgacgacgatgacgacgactaCTCGCTGGAAGACATCGAGGACGATGACGAGgatgtggaggaggaggaataCGAGACGATTAACAACGACAATCACGATACGGAGCCTGTGAATGGACATGTGCCCATCccaacaacgacgacgacacaGGCCGACGATGTGAATGCCAACAATGAGAAGCCAGCGCCAGTCGCTGAACAGATCAGCAAGGCCAATGGCATCGATACAATTCCAGGCCAGCAGCTACCAGCCAG TCCCGAAAACGAGCTGAAGCGGCGGAAACGCAACGAGTATCAGGCCAGTCTGGAGCAGAAGGTCAACGACATTAAAAGGAAGCAAAGGGAGAGCGAGGATAGCCAGGTGGCGGCAAAGAAACGAAG ACGACACAAAAAGTCCAAGACTTAG
- the Ptp61F gene encoding tyrosine-protein phosphatase non-receptor type 61F isoform X1: MSDQKTSGSSPAAISVDNAAARQKIEAEYHSKKPVWPRYYKEICEKCDREAKEQQFSTSESERHQNRGLNRYRDVNPYDHSRIVLKRGSVDYINANLVKMERAARQYILTQGPLEDTVGHFWLMVWEQASSAILMLNKLMEKKQIKCHLYWPNELGADKALKLPHVKLTVELVRCETYQNFVRRWFKLTDLETQQSREVLQFHYTTWPDFGIPGSPDAFLKFLQQVRDSGCLSRDVGPAVVHCSAGIGRSGTFCLVDCCLVLIDQYGECNVSKVLCELRSYRMGLIQTADQLDFSYQAIIEGIQKLHDPTFLDAEEPTISNDTDSNHTLDELPPPLPPRVQSLILPLAPNSGGVLSLDMRAAQANGAAAAGDFIGELSSKDALNNIINHPHDIIRDCEVADRLRPLPPLPSVRNANDSDSDEEDDDDDDDYSLEDIEDDDEDVEEEEYETINNDNHDTEPVNGHVPIPTTTTTQADDVNANNEKPAPVAEQISKANGIDTIPGQQLPASPENELKRRKRNEYQASLEQKVNDIKRKQRESEDSQVAAKKRRSLLTYIAAGVVVGVICAYAYTKLG, from the exons GAAATTTGTGAGAAATGCGATAGAGAGGCGAAGGAGCAACAGTTCAGCACTTCGGAATCGGAACGCCACCAGAACCGCGGCCTGAATCGTTATCGGGATGTGAATCCATACGATCATTCGCGCATCGTCTTAAAGCGCGGCAGCGTTGACTACATTAATGCCAATCTGGTTAAG ATGGAGCGCGCCGCTCGTCAGTATATATTGACACAGGGACCCCTGGAGGATACAGTGGGTCACTTCTGGCTAATGGTCTGGGAGCAGGCGTCCAGCGCCATTCTGATGCTCAACAAGCTGATGGAGAAGAAGCAGATCAAGTGCCACCTGTACTGGCCCAACGAACTGGGAGCAGACAAGGCTTTGAAGCTACCGCATGTCAAGCTCACCGTGGAGCTGGTGCGCTGCGAAACCTACCAGAACTTTGTGCGGCGGTGGTTCAA ATTAACCGATCTCGAAACGCAGCAGAGCCGCGAAGTGTTGCAGTTTCACTACACAACATGGCCAGACTTTGGCATACCCGGCTCGCCGGATGCATTCCTCAAGTTCTTGCAGCAAGTCCGCGACTCGGGCTGCCTCAGCCGCGACGTGGGACCGGCGGTGGTGCACTGCAGTGCCGGCATAGGAAGATCGGGTACCTTTTGCCTGGTGGACTGCTGCCTGGTGCTGATCGATCAGTATGGCGAATGCAATGTGTCCAAGGTGCTGTGCGAGCTGCGCAGCTATCGCATGGGTTTGATTCAGACCGCCGACCAGCTGGACTTCTCCTACCAGGCCATCATCGAGGGCATACAGAAGCTGCACGATCCC ACCTTCCTCGACGCTGAGGAGCCGACAATCAGCAATGACACAGACTCTAATCACACACTGGACGAGCTCCCGccaccgctgccgccgcgCGTTCAATCGCTCATCCTGCCACTGGCCCCCAACTCTGGCGGCGTCCTCTCGCTGGATATGCGCGCTGCCCAGGCCAATGGTGCAGCGGCGGCTGGAGATTTTATCGGTGAGCTGAGCAGCAAGGATGCCCTGAACAACATCATCAATCATCCGCACGACATCATACGCGATTGCGAGGTGGCCGATCGCCTGCGACCcttgccgccgctgccctcGGTTAGGAATGCCAACGATTCGGATAGCGAtgaggaggacgacgacgatgacgacgactaCTCGCTGGAAGACATCGAGGACGATGACGAGgatgtggaggaggaggaataCGAGACGATTAACAACGACAATCACGATACGGAGCCTGTGAATGGACATGTGCCCATCccaacaacgacgacgacacaGGCCGACGATGTGAATGCCAACAATGAGAAGCCAGCGCCAGTCGCTGAACAGATCAGCAAGGCCAATGGCATCGATACAATTCCAGGCCAGCAGCTACCAGCCAG TCCCGAAAACGAGCTGAAGCGGCGGAAACGCAACGAGTATCAGGCCAGTCTGGAGCAGAAGGTCAACGACATTAAAAGGAAGCAAAGGGAGAGCGAGGATAGCCAGGTGGCGGCAAAGAAACGAAGGTCATTACTCACATATATTGCCGCTGGTGTTGTGGTGGGCGTTATCTGCGCGTACGCATACACAAAGCTAGGTTAA